Proteins encoded together in one Coffea arabica cultivar ET-39 chromosome 2c, Coffea Arabica ET-39 HiFi, whole genome shotgun sequence window:
- the LOC113731622 gene encoding uncharacterized protein isoform X2, with amino-acid sequence MGWRGILGFEYGIVQAPLGPDISGPELVAAVANAGGLGLLRAPDWEAPDYLKELIRKTRTLTDKPFGVGVVLAFPHKENIRAILDEKVAVLQLSWGECTSDIVLEAHKVGVKVVPQVGSFEEAKKAADVGVDAIIVQGREAGGHVIGQGALISLLPRVVELVQGRDIPVIAAGGIVDERGYVASLALGARGIAMGTRFLATDESYAHPAYKQKLIKFDETEYTDIFGRARWPGAPQRVLRTPFLVEWRTLPSDENETNQPTIGHSTIHGMLIE; translated from the exons ATGGGTTGGAGAGGGATTCTGGGATTTGAGTATGGAATAGTGCAGGCACCATTGGGACCAGATATTTCAGGTCCAGAGCTTGTAGCTGCTGTTGCTAACGCTGGTGGACTTGGTCTCCTTAGAGCCCCTGATTGG GAGGCACCGGATTACCTAAAAGAGCTAATAAGGAAGACCAGAACCCTGACTGACAAACCTTTTGGGGTTGGTGTTGTTCTGGCTTTTCCGCACAAGGAAAACATAAGGGCTATACTGGATGAAAAGGTAGCGGTCTTGCAGCTTTCCTGGGGTGAGTGCACAAGTGATATAGTGCTTGAGGCTCACAAAGTCGGGGTCAAGGTTGTACCACAG GTGGGGAGCTTTGAAGAAGCAAAGAAAGCTGCTGATGTGGGTGTGGATGCAATAATTGTCCAAGGACGGGAAGCTGGTGGACATGTTATTGGACAG GGTGCCTTAATTTCTTTGTTGCCAAGGGTAGTTGAgcttgttcagggtcgtgataTACCAGTTATTGCTGCCGGTGGAATAGTGGATGAACGTGGTTATGTAGCTTCCCTGGCCCTTGGAGCTAGGGGGATTGCAATGGGCACTAG ATTTCTTGCTACGGATGAAAGCTATGCTCACCCAGCATATAAGCAGAAGTTGATCAAATTTGATGAAACAGAGTACACAGATATATTTGGCCGTGCAAGGTGGCCTGGAGCGCCTCAACGTGTTCTGAGGACTCCATTCTTAGTGGAATGGAGAACTCTTCCCAGTGATGAGAATGAGACTAATCAACCTACCATTGGTCATTCCACCATACATGGAATG TTAATTGAGTGA
- the LOC113731622 gene encoding uncharacterized protein isoform X1, with the protein MGWRGILGFEYGIVQAPLGPDISGPELVAAVANAGGLGLLRAPDWEAPDYLKELIRKTRTLTDKPFGVGVVLAFPHKENIRAILDEKVAVLQLSWGECTSDIVLEAHKVGVKVVPQVGSFEEAKKAADVGVDAIIVQGREAGGHVIGQGALISLLPRVVELVQGRDIPVIAAGGIVDERGYVASLALGARGIAMGTRFLATDESYAHPAYKQKLIKFDETEYTDIFGRARWPGAPQRVLRTPFLVEWRTLPSDENETNQPTIGHSTIHGMEKEIRRFAGTVPNLTTSGDVESMAMYAGEGIGLIKDILPAGEVIRRIVEGAKHLINQQFACDMQA; encoded by the exons ATGGGTTGGAGAGGGATTCTGGGATTTGAGTATGGAATAGTGCAGGCACCATTGGGACCAGATATTTCAGGTCCAGAGCTTGTAGCTGCTGTTGCTAACGCTGGTGGACTTGGTCTCCTTAGAGCCCCTGATTGG GAGGCACCGGATTACCTAAAAGAGCTAATAAGGAAGACCAGAACCCTGACTGACAAACCTTTTGGGGTTGGTGTTGTTCTGGCTTTTCCGCACAAGGAAAACATAAGGGCTATACTGGATGAAAAGGTAGCGGTCTTGCAGCTTTCCTGGGGTGAGTGCACAAGTGATATAGTGCTTGAGGCTCACAAAGTCGGGGTCAAGGTTGTACCACAG GTGGGGAGCTTTGAAGAAGCAAAGAAAGCTGCTGATGTGGGTGTGGATGCAATAATTGTCCAAGGACGGGAAGCTGGTGGACATGTTATTGGACAG GGTGCCTTAATTTCTTTGTTGCCAAGGGTAGTTGAgcttgttcagggtcgtgataTACCAGTTATTGCTGCCGGTGGAATAGTGGATGAACGTGGTTATGTAGCTTCCCTGGCCCTTGGAGCTAGGGGGATTGCAATGGGCACTAG ATTTCTTGCTACGGATGAAAGCTATGCTCACCCAGCATATAAGCAGAAGTTGATCAAATTTGATGAAACAGAGTACACAGATATATTTGGCCGTGCAAGGTGGCCTGGAGCGCCTCAACGTGTTCTGAGGACTCCATTCTTAGTGGAATGGAGAACTCTTCCCAGTGATGAGAATGAGACTAATCAACCTACCATTGGTCATTCCACCATACATGGAATG GAAAAAGAGATTCGTCGATTCGCTGGCACAGTTCCAAACCTGACAACAAGTGGTGATGTTGAAAGCATGGCCATGTATGCGGGTGAGGGAATTGGCCTAATTAAAGATATCTTACCAGCTGGGGAAGTCATTAGGAGGATTGTTGAAGGGGCTAAGCATCTGATCAATCAACAATTTGCCTGTGACATGCAGGCTTAG
- the LOC113726631 gene encoding 7-deoxyloganetin glucosyltransferase-like produces MGSVAANDLKPHAVCVPYPAQGHINPMLKLAKLLHHKGFHITFVNTEYNHNRLLKSRGPNSLDGLPDFRFETIPDGLPPNDADSTQDIPSLCDSTSKTCLAPFSSLLSRLNNAAPDVPPVTCIVSDGCMSFTVEAAHQFGLPEALFWTPSACGLLGYTQYSHLVERGYTPLKDMSYVTNGYLETKLDWIPGMRNDIRLRDLPSFIRTTAADDIMLNFVLHEVNNIPKGTAVVLNSFYELEHDAFDALSAMYPRVFSIGPLQLMLNQIQDEGLKSIGSNLWKEDPVCIEWLDDKEPNSVVYVNFGSITVMTAHQLTEFAWGLANSKKSFLWIIRPDIVAGDTAMLPPEFVTETKERGKLASWCPQEEVLKHPAIGGFLTHSGWNSTLESVCGGVPVICWPFFAEQQTNCRYSCVEWEMGMEIDNDVKRDEVELLVRELMDGEKGEKMRNKALEWKSKAEAAAGPDGPCFQNLDQLINDLLLPKIKLSQ; encoded by the exons ATGGGTTCAGTTGCAGCAAATGATCTCAAGCCTCATGCTGTATGCGTACCATATCCAGCACAGGGTCATATCAACCCAATGCTCAAACTAGCTAAGCTCCTCCACCACAAAGGCTTCCACATAACCTTTGTCAACACAGAATACAACCACAACCGCCTGTTGAAATCAAGAGGCCCCAACTCCCTGGATGGCCTGCCTGATTTCAGGTTCGAGACCATCCCTGATGGCCTGCCGCCTAATGATGCCGACTCCACCCAAGACATACCCTCTCTCTGTGATTCCACATCCAAGACATGTTTAGCTCCCTTTTCCAGCCTCCTTTCCAGGCTTAACAATGCCGCCCCGGACGTCCCTCCGGTGACTTGCATAGTCTCTGATGGTTGCATGAGCTTCACCGTTGAAGCTGCCCACCAATTTGGCCTTCCTGAAGCGCTTTTCTGGACTCCTAGTGCTTGCGGCCTTTTGGGGTACACGCAGTATTCCCACCTGGTTGAACGGGGATATACGCCTCTCAAAG ATATGAGCTATGTGACGAATGGTTATTTGGAAACCAAACTTGATTGGATTCCTGGAATGAGAAACGACATACGACTGAGGGATCTTCCAAGTTTCATAAGAACAACGGCAGCAGATGATATTATGTTAAACTTCGTCCTTCACGAAGTTAACAATATTCCCAAAGGCACGGCTGTTGTTTTGAACTCCTTTTATGAGTTGGAGCACGATGCCTTCGACGCTCTTTCCGCCATGTATCCTCGCGTCTTTAGCATCGGCCCATTACAACTAATGCTTAATCAAATTCAAGACGAAGGACTCAAATCAATCGGTTCAAATCTCTGGAAAGAAGACCCAGTTTGCATCGAATGGCTGGACGACAAAGAGCCAAACTCGGTGGTGTATGTGAACTTTGGCAGCATCACAGTCATGACGGCTCACCAGCTTACAGAGTTCGCCTGGGGACTTGCAAACAGCAAGAAATCATTCCTGTGGATCATAAGGCCTGATATAGTCGCCGGTGACACGGCCATGCTGCCACCTGAATTCGTGACGGAAACTAAAGAAAGAGGCAAGCTAGCAAGCTGGTGCCCCCAAGAAGAAGTTCTGAAACACCCTGCAATTGGAGGGTTCTTGACGCACAGCGGATGGAACTCGACTTTGGAGAGTGTATGTGGAGGTGTGCCGGTGATCTGCTGGCCTTTTTTCGCGGAGCAGCAGACCAACTGCAGGTACAGCTGTGTCGAGTGGGAAATGGGGATGGAGATCGACAATGATGTGAAGAGGGACGAAGTAGAGTTGCTGGTGAGAGAGCTGATGGATGGTGAGAAAGGGGAAAAGATGAGGAACAAGGCTTTGGAGTGGAAGAGCAAAGCCGAAGCAGCAGCAGGACCAGATGGACCGTGTTTCCAGAATTTGGACCAACTCATCAACGATTTGCTTCTCCCTAAGATTAAATTGTCTCAATAA